The nucleotide sequence CTACGAGTCCGCGCAGACCTTCGAGGGCCTGATCGCGATCGACCCGGCGGCGCACGAGGTGTGCGAGTGGCACGGCGTGGCCATCCGCGACCTGGTGCGGGAAATCTCCCAAGCCGCGTCCGCGCTCGTCGACGCGCCGCTGTTGTCGCTGCAGTGCCCGGCACAGCTGCCGACGATCGTGAAGACCCGCAACCACGATCTCCGCACGCGCAAGGAGGCCGCGGCCCCCTGCGCGTCGCTGGCGGTCCGGTTCGCGATCGCGCTGCGGGACGTGTCCGCGGCCGCGCGGTTCGAACTGGCCGACCGGTTCCGGGAGCTGTGCGAGAAGCACGGCTACAGCTTTTGGCTCGCCGACACCCGCCCGGGTCACCGGCAGGGGAACTGGTTCGAGGTCTACCACGCCGACGGCGAGTTCTCGCCGCTGTACAAGGGCGACCTCCGGTCCCGGCAGCGGATCGCCACGGTCCTGCCGGTGACCTTCGTCGGGCCGGCGCGGATCGGCTCCACGCACGCGGTCGTCTCCTTCCTGCAGCGCTATCCCCAGGTGGGCGTGGTCGGCTGCGCGGCCACGACGCTGTCCGACGTCGCGTTCGTCCACTTGCAGCTGGCGATCCACGGCGTGGCCGCCGACCGGCTGAGCCGCATTCTGGGCAAGCTGCTCGGCGAGTCGTCGACCCCGGCGCGGCCGCACCGGCTGCTGCGCGAGCTGTTCAAACGGCTCGGCCTGCCGCCCGACCCCGACGGGCCCGGCTCGTCCGAGCCGGACCCGACCGGCGACTACCAGACCTTCGCGGGTCCGGCGTTCGCCTACCGCCCGTACCAGATGCCCGACTGCCTGGCGGTCTGGGTGTCGTGGGAAATCGCCCGCCAGCACCGGGGCCTCGCTGCCCCGCTGGACTGCCTCTACCGCGCGCTGGCCCAGGTCGCGCCCCGGGTGACGACGCCGGACACCACCGCCTCGGCCGGTGAGCTCGCCACCGTCGAGTACCTCATCTGCCGCGCCACCGAGCAGTCGGTCATCCGCGGCAAGGCGAAGCTCGCCGTGCCGCGGTCGGTCCTGCGCGGGTTCTCCTCGAACGGCGAACCGCCCGCGGCCAAGCTGTGCGCGGCGCTGGAGGAGGCGTGGAAGGCCCATGTGGACCGGTCCGGCGTGGACGGAGTGAGCGAGCTGACGGTGGCGTGGCGCGAGTCCTGGCTCGGGCACTGGACCTACTCGTGACCCGGAAGGTCCCACGTCATGATGTCACCGCGCGGAGACCGGGGCGCCGGGGTGCCGGCTCGGCCAGGAGGCGCCGGCCGGCACGTTCGGGCCGGACGCCGGGAGTGGTGCGCACCTCCTCCGCCGGGAGGACGTCGAGCGCGCCGATGGCTTCCTCGTCCACCAGGATGCCGAGCCCCGGACGGTCGCCGAGCACGAAGGCACCGTCCTCGACGTCGTGGTCCACGGTCAGGCCGACCGGGGGCCGCAGGTCCTGCAGCTCGCTGACGAGGTGGTTGGGCACCGCGGTCGCGGCGTGCAGCAGTCCCGCCGGTGTGGTGCCGACCGGGCTCACTGGCAGATCGTGGGCGTGGGCCAGTGCCGCGACGCGCAGGAAGTGGGTGACGCCCCAGACCGACGCCGTCTGCACGACGTCCACCGCGCCGGCGGCCAGCAACGGGCGGAACTGCTCCAGCCCGGTGAGGTTTTCCCCGGTCGCCACCGAGGCGCGGATGCCCCGGCTCACCGCCGCCAGCCCCTCCGCGTCCCAGCGGCGGACCGGCTCCTCCACCCAGGTCAGGTCGAGCGTGCTCTCGAGCTCCCCGACGTGGCGCACGGCCTGCTTGCGCGTCCACGACTCGTTGGCGTCGAGCATCAGCCCCGGGCGCACTCCCCGCGAGAAGTCCGCCAGCACGTCCCGGACCAGGCACAACCGCCGCCGGTCCTGGTCGACGTCTCGGCCGCCTTTGACCTTCGCCACGCGCAGTCCGCGCTCGGCGTACGCCCGGTAGGTGGCCGCGAGCTCTTCCTCCGACAAGGCGATGTCGAGGCCCGACGCGTACGCGGGCACGCGCCGGTCACGGCCGCCCAGCAGACGCCACAACGGCTGCCCGGCGGCCTTCGCCTTGATGTCCCACAGCGCGGAGTCGAGGGCGCCGATCGTGCCGAAGACCTCGCCGGCGTGTCCGGCCTTGAACGTCCATCGAAGCATCCGGTCGTACAACGCGGCCACGGCCCGCGGATCCTCGCCTTCGATCGCCGGGAAGAGCTCCTCGATCCGCGGGTGGGGTCCCAGACCGGCACCGGTGACGCCCTCGTCGGTGTCGAGCAGGACGATCGGCACCTCCACGACGCCGTTGGCGTAGATGCCGTTGGCGTCGCCGACCGGCCGTCCCCAGTCCTGGACGGTGGTCAGGCTCCTGAACCCGGTGATCCGCATGACACCCCTTCACACCAGCCGATCGTGGAGTCCCCGGGCCCGCGTGCGGATCGGCTCCGCAACTCGTGGTACGTAGGATGATGTCCAGGTGCCGTGCCGGAGCCCGGAGGTGATCGATGAGCGCGTTGGCGTTTCCTGCTCCCGACGTGCCGCACCACCGCGGCCGCCGGGCCGATGCGGTCGTCGACCACCTCATCGAGCTGATCGTGAGCGGGGTCGTCCCGCCCGGCAGCAGCCTGCCGGTCGAGTCCGCGCTCTGCGAAGCGTTCGGGGTCAGCCGGACGGTCGTCCGCGAAGCGATCAAGTCCCTGGAAGCCAAGGGACTCCTGAAAGTCCGGCAGGGTGTCGGCACCCTGGTCTCGGCCCAGGAGTCGTGGAACCTGCTCGATCCCGCCCTCCTGACGGCCATCGTGCGCCACGACGAGCGGTACGACATCCTCGACCAGCTCGTCGACGTGCGCACCTCCCTCGAATCGAGCATGGCCCGGGAAGCGGCGCGCAAGGCCACCCCGGCCGACATCGCCGAGTTGCGTGACCTCATGGCTCAGCTCGACGCGGCGGTCGGGGAACCGGACCTCCTCGACGACATCGACGTGACGTTCCACGAGCGGATCATGCTCGTGTCCGGGAACCGGCTCGGCCGGGCGATCGTGCACACGGTGCACGCCGAGGCACGGCGCAGCCCGCGCTACGTCGGTCACTCGGCCTTGAAGCACCGGCGGCAGTCGAACCGGCAGCACCGGGCCGTCCTCGAAGCGATCGCAGCCGGTGATCCCGACGCGGCGGCTTCGCTGATGGCCGAGCACATCGCCACGTCCTGGCAGCGACGCCGTCCCGCGGGTCCGCACCGGCCGGCCGGCTGAGTGCGGGCTCATTCCTTCACCCCGCCACCGACCAGCCCCCGCACCAGCGCGCGCTGCGACAGCATGAACACGATCGCCACCGGGACGACCGCGAGCAGCGTGGCGAGGGCCAGTTCCGGCCGGAAGATGTTCACCTGCTGGCCGCCACCGCCGACCGCGGGGTTGAACGAAGGCGTCGACGACAGCAGATCCGAGAGCCCGACCTGGATCGGGTACTGCGTCGAATCCGCGAGAACGGTGTAGGGCAGGAAGAAGTTGTTCCAGTCGGCCACGAAACTGAAGAACAGGACCAGCGCGACGACCGGTTTCGCCAGCGGCAGCGCCACGTGGCGGAACGTCGACCATTCGTCGCAGCCGTCGATGCGCGCCGCGTCGAGCAGTTCGCGCGGGACCGCGGTGGCGTAGTAGATGTACGCGAGGTAGACGCCGAACGGGTAGAACGCGAACGGGAGAATCACCGAAAGCGCGTTCCCGATCAGGTGCACGGCGTTGAGCTCGAGGAAGATCGGGAGCACGAGCGCCGCCGCCGGCATGATCATCACGACGAGGGTCAGCGTCAGCACCAGCTTCCGGCCGGGGAACCGCCCGAACGCGAGGCCGTAGCCGGCGGGAATCCCCGTCACCAGCACGATCGCGGTCGCGGTCACCGCGTACAGCAGCGAGTTGCCGATCCACATGCGGTAGAGGTGGTCGCTGAAGGCGTCCAGGTGCTGCCACGCCTGCGCGATCCGGTCGAAGCCGCCGAAGGCCAGCGGGCCACTGGTGACGAGGGCTTCGTCGGATTTGGTCGGCGCGAGGATCAACCAGGCCAGCGGGACCACGAAGAACGCGGCGAAGACCGCGAGGATCGCGAACCGGAGGCCACGCGCGGCGAGTCGCATCAGTCATCCGTCCTGAACAGCCCGGTGCGGGTCACGATGAGCGCCGCGGCGAGCAGTCCGATCGCGAGAAGGTCGACGGAGACGGCGGCGGCGGCGTTGAAGTCCGCGTAGCGGAACGCCAGCTGGAACGCGAGCTGGTTGGCCGACCAGGTGTCGGGGACCTGCCCGAGGCTGGCCTGGTTCACCAGCTGCGGCTCGACGAACAGCTGGGTCCCGGTCGCGAAGGAGAGGATCGCCATGTAGGCGATCCACTTGCGGATCAACGGCAGCTTGATGCGGAGCGCGATCGTCACCGGTCCCGCGCCGTCGATGCGCGCGGCGTCCTCCAGGTCTTGCGGGATCGTGTTCAGGGCGCCGTACATGATGACGATCCAGCCGCCGGCCCCGGTCCAGAACGCGATCATCGCGAAGATGAAGGGCAGCTTGCCGGGCGCGATCGACTCGACGAACAGCTGCGCTCCGAACACGTCGTGCAGCAGGAACGCACCGGGGCTGACGGCCGGGTCGAGCATGAACAGCCAGACCAGGACCGACGACGCCCCGGCGAGCGCGCCGGGGATGTAGAACAGGAAGCGGAAGGTGGCCGAGACCCGGTTCGCGCGGCCGTGCAGCAGCAGCGTCAGCCCGACGACGAGCACGACGAGGGAGCCGAGCCACACGCTCGTGTAGAGCAGGATGTGCCCGAAGGCGGGCAGGAAGCGGTAGTCGCCGATGGTCCGGGTGAAGTTGCCGAAGCCGGCCCAGCCGCCCGCGTCGTCGGTGAACGCGAGGCCCAGCGCGTAGATCATCGGAAGGACGCCGAACACGACGAGGAACGGCAGGTAGGGCCCGACGAACACGAGTCCCGGCCAGGTGTGCCGGCGCCGCTTGCGCTGAGCGGGCGCTCCTGCCCCCACGGCAGGAGCGTCCGCTTCGGCGGTACTAGGGCCTGTATCGAAGTCGGTCAGAGCCATTCGTCGATGGCTGCGATGTGGATGGTGGCTTCGTAGCGGACAGCNNNNNNNNNNNNNNNNNNNNNNNNNNNNNNNNNNNNNNNNNNNNNNNNNNNNNNNNNNNNNNNNNNNNNNNNNNNNNNNNNNNNNNNNNNNNNNNNNNNNNNNNNNNNNNNNNNNNNNNNNNNNNNNNNNNNNNNNNNNNNNNNNNNNNNNNNNNNNNNNNNNNNNNNNNNNNNNNNNNNNNNNNNNNNNNNNNNNNNNNNNNNNNNNNNNNNNNNNNNNNNNNNNNNNNNNNNNNNNNNNNNNNNNNNNNNNNNNNNNNNNNNNNNNNNNNNNNNNNNNNNNNNNNNNNNNNNNNNNNNNNNNNNNNNNNNNNNNNNNNNNNNNNNNNNNNNNNNNNNNNNNNNNNNNNNNNNNNNNNNNNNNNNNNNNNNNNNNNNNNNNNNNNNNNNNNNNNNNNNNNNNNNNNNNNNNNNNNNNNNNNNNNNNNNNNNNNNNNNNNNNNNNNNNNNNNNNNNNNNNNNNNNNNNNNNNNNNNNNNNNNNNNNNNNNNNNNNNNNNNNNNNNNNNNNNNNNNNNNNNNNNNNNNNNNNNNNNNNNNNNNNNNNNNNNNNNNNNNNNNNNNNNNNNNNNNNNNNNNNNNNNNNNNNNNNNNNNNNNNNNNNNNNNNNNNNNNNNNNNNNNNNNNNNNNNNNNNNNNNNNNNNNNNNNNNNNNNNNNNNNNNNNNNNNNNNNNNNNNNNNNNNNNNNNNNNNNNNNNNNNNNNNNNNNNNNNNNNNNNNNNNNNNNNNNNNNNNNNNNNNNNNNNNNNNNNTATTTCGGCCGCCGACACGCCCAGCACGGTCAACTCCAGCTCAACCTGCCGGAGACAACTTCGATACAGGCCCTAGTCGACCGCATACCCGGCCGCCTGTGCCGCCTGCTTGAGCGCCTTCCCGAACGGCTCCAGCAACGAGCTCAGCGGCTTGCCCGCCACCAGCTCCGTGATCACGCTGGTGGACCAGACGGGCTGGTCGGGGTAGGAGACCAGGTTCCAGCCCGGCCAGATCTGGTCGGCGGCGGCTTTGAGCGCCGGAGTCGGATCGGCGGCGTAGTAGGGGTTGGCGGCCTGTTGCTCCAGCCACTTGGTGGCCAGCGGCGCGTAGGCCGGATAACCGGGCCGGGCGTCGGCACCGCTCGGGTTGAACACGGTCGTGGCCCAGGTGACGAAGTCCGCCGCGGTCGTGAGGTTGGTGGAGTGCCGGGACATGATCCACGGCCCACCGCCGACCTGGCCGGTGGTCACCGGCGTGTCGGTCCCCCACTGCAGCGGCGGCGCGGCCGTGATCTGCTTCGCCGGGACGTGCAGCGCCTGGTCGAAGACCGCCTGGGCGTACCACGACGGCCCCGGCATGAGCAGGACCTTGCTGTCGGCGCCCCCGTACTTCTGGGCGAAGTCGGGGGTGAACACGCTCAGCGGCGGCACCGTGCCGTTCTTGATCAGCGGGTCGAGCAGACCGGCCACCCGCGTGCAGTGCGAGTCCGTCGCGTCGATGTGCACGCTGGTGCCGTGCACCTGCTCGAGCGGGCACTGGTTGCCCCACAGGTAGATCCAGTGGCTGAACGAATCCCCGACGTTGCCGACGATGTAGCCCGGGTGTTCCGTGGCGACCTTCTCACCGAGGCTCGCCCACTCCTGCCAGGTCTTCGGCACCGCGTAGTGGAACCGGTCCATCAGCGTCTTGTTGACCCACAGCACGACCTGGGCGAGGTTGTCCTGCACGCAGTACTGCGTACCGTTGATCGTGCACTGGGCGGTCGAACTCGCCGGCCACTGGCCGAGCACGTCCTGCTTGAGGAGATCCTTGACCGGCGCGGCGAATTCGAACGGCTTCTGCGCCATCCACACCGGATCGTTGACCTGCTCGCTGAAGAGCACATCCGGCCAGCCCTTGCCGGTCCGGTTCCACAGCTGGATCTTCGTCTGCAACGTGGTCGCCCCGTTGCCGTCGCCGTCGAAGGTGACGATGTTCGCGTGGACCTGGGGATGCGCCTTGGCATAGGCCTGCGCCACGGGCAGGCGCGCCGCGTCCACCCAGATGGTCAGATCACCCCCGACGGTCCCCGCGGAGTTCGACCCGCTCGGCGAGGTACCCGTGGAGGTAGAACACCCCGCCACCGCCATCGCCGCCACGATGACGACAAGCCACCGACGTCGCTGAATCATCGCTGATCACACTCCCGCACGGGGACTGTCCAGAGGGCTCCGTCGACCCTGGAATTCAAATAACGTAAGTCGTATGACGTCTTATGTCAATTGTCCGGGTTGGACGCGGCACGCCAGGAAGCCACGCGATCCGCGCGGGGAAAGAAAAGAACGTCCGGGCAAGAATGCCCTGTGCGGCAATTCGGCGAGAATGATCAAAATCGGTTGTCCTTCTCGATGCGCTGCACCGTACTGCGCTGACCCCGAGATGAGACGGGTCCTCCGCCGAGCAGAAAACCCGTCCACCTCACGGGAATCCGGGGTCAGTGCGCTGCGGCCATGCGCTCGCGCAAGCTGCGCGGCCGCATGTCGGTCCACACCGCGTCGATGTGGGCCAGGCAGTCCTCCTGCGGCCCGGTCGTGCCCTCCGCGTGCCAGCCGGTGGGCAGGTCGCGGTCCGCGGGCCAGATCGAGTACTGCTCCTCGTCGTTGACGACGACCTGGAACGTGCCGGTGTTCTCGAACATCGTGGGTGCCCTTTCGGTGTGCGGAAATTCAGTGGACTTCGGCCAGGTCGGCCAGGAGGAGCTGTTCGATGCGCGCGGCCGTGTCCTGCACGGTCGGGTACTCGAAGATCAGCTTGATCGGCAGGTTCAGCTCGTACGCCTGCCGCAGCCGGCTGAGCACGCGCACCGCCAGCAGCGAGTGGCCGCCGGCGTCGAGGAAGTCCCGGTCGATGCTGACGCGGTCCAGGCCGAGCACCGCGCACCAGATCGCGGCGACCGTCTCCTCGGTGGTCGTCCGGGGCGCCAGGAACGCCGCCGGCTCCTCCTCCGGTGCGGTGGGGGCCACCGCCGTCAGCGCGTTGCGGTCGACCTTCCCGCTGGCCAGCAACGGCAAGGCGGCCACGAACGTGATCGTGCTGGGGATCGCGTAGGAGGTGAGGTGGTCCCCGAGGTAGGCCCGCAGGTCGGCGCCGGTCGTCTTCGGTTCGGCCACCACGTAGGCGGCCAGCTGCTTGCCGCCCGCGATCGCGGGCACCGCCACCACGGCCGCGCCCAGCACGGCCGGGTGGGCCACCAGCGCGGCCTCGACCTCGCCCAGCTCGACGCGGACGCCGCGGATCTTCACCTGGTTGTCGACGCGGCCGAGGAACGTGATCGTCCCGTCGGCGCGGCGGACCGCGCGGTCGCCGGTGCGGTAGACGCGCCGGCCGCCGGGAGCCGGCACGAACGCCAGCGCGGTGCGGCGCGGGTCACCGAGGTAGCCGCGGGCCAGGCCTTCGCCGCCGATGCACAGCTCGCCGATCTCCCCGGCCGGGACCTCGTCGAGCCGCGCGTCGCGGACGCGCACCTCGCACGCGGTCATGTCGGTGCCGATCGGCACGCTCTCGTCGGCGGACAGGCCGTCCTCGGTCGTCACCCGGTGGTGGGTCGAGTCGATCGACGCCTCGGTCACCCCCCACGTGTTGTCCAGCTCGACGGTGTCGCCGAAGCGGGCCGAGAAGCGCCGGGCGGTGATCGGGCGCAGGGCTTCGCCGCTGCTCAACGCCGACCGCAGCGACGCCAGGCCCGCCATGTCGTCGTCGGTGAGCGCGTCCAGGAACAGGTCCAGCACGCTCGGCACGAACTGCAGGTGCACCACCCGGTACTTGACGGCGGCGTCGATGATGGCCCGCGGGTCGCGGTGCGCGCCGGGCTCCAGCACGGCCACGCGGCCGCCGTGCATCAGCGGCCAGAACAGCTCCACGGCCGCGTCGTCGAAGGTGAGCGTGGTCTTGTGCAGGACGGTTTCGCCCGGCTGCAGGTCGTGGCGGTCCTGCATCCAGCGCATCCGGTTGATCCAGCCGGTGTGCGGGCACCCGACGCCCTTCGGCCGGCCGGTCGAACCGGACGTGCAGTAGACGGCCGCGAGGTTGTCCCCGCCGGTCGGCGCGGACACGGGCACGGGGGAGCCGGTGGCCGCCACGAGCACGGGCTGCTGGCCCAGCGACACCATCCGGTCCACACAGGACGGCTGGGTCAGGGTGATCCGGGCCCCCGCGATGTCGAGGGTGTCGGCCACGCGCTGGTCCGGGGAGTCGGGCTCGACCGGCACGTAGGCGCCGCCGGCCCGCAGCACGGCGAGGACGGCGACGACCATCTCCACCGCCCGGTCCATCACGACGCCGACGCGCACCTCGGGGCCGACGCCGAGCGCCTTGAGGCGGGCCGCGGTGGCGTTGGCCAGCTCGTCCAGCTCGCGGTAGGTCAGCGCCCGCCGCGCGTCGACGACGGCCTGCGCGTCCGGCGTGCGGGCCGCCTGCGCGGCGATCAGCCGGTCCAATGTGGTCATGGTTTCTCCTTCGGTCCCAGTCGATCGGTCGGCGCGGCCACCGCTCACCCGACCGCGGTCATCGGCTCGGGGCGGCGGGTGCCTGCCCCCGGTTCGAGCACATCCGGGCCGTAGCCGGCCCGCAGCCATTCGTCGTCGTAGACGGTTTGCAGGTAGCGTTCGCCGAGGTCGGGCGAGATGGCGACGGCCGTGCCCGGTTGTCGCGCCGAGCCGGCCAGCCAGGCCAGCGCCCCGGCCACCACGGTGCCGGTGGAGCCGCCGAGCAGGAACCCCTGCCGGGCCAGCGCCCGGCAGGTCCGCGCGGTTTCGGCCTCGTCCACGAGCACCACGTCGTCCACATAGGACCGGTCGAGCAACGGCGGCCGGAACCCCATGCCCAGCCCCGGGATCAGCCGCCGCCCGGGCGGGCCGCCGAAGCTGACCGAGCCGTGGGTGTCGACCGCGATGATCAGTGCGCTGCTGCCGGTGTCACGCAGGTAGCGCGCGCACCCCATCAGGGTGCCGGTCGTGCCCGCGCCGACGAACAGCAGCTCGAGCTCCGGGAACCGGTGCAGGATGGCGGGGGCGGTCCGCCGGTAGTGCGCGGTCCAGTTCGCCGGGTTGGCGTACTGGTTGGTCCACACGCAACGGTCGTCCGCCGCGAGCAGTTCGCGGATCAGCGCCACCCGCGCACCGACCAGGCCGCCCGTGGGGTGCGGGGTGGTGACGACGTGGACGGTGGCGCCGAGCGCGCGCATCAGCGCGACGGTGGTCGGGTTGCACCGGCTGTCGGTGACGCAGACGAACCCGAGGCCGCGGTTGGCCGCGACCGCGCTCAACGCGACACCGAGGTTGCCCGACGAGGACTCGACCAGGATCGAATCCGGGCGCAGCACACCGCTGCGCTGCGCCCGGTCGACCATCTCGGCCGCGACCTTCAGCTTGACCGAGCCGCCGAAGTTGAAGCCCTCGCACTTGAGGTGCAGGCCCGGGTGGAACGTGGGGCCGAGGTCGATGAAGAGATCGTCCTCCACGTACTGGTGTGGTCCGGTGATGACCGGCATGACTGGTCGAACCTCCCGTCCGGCGCGCGGCCGCTCAGCCGTGCCGGCGCAGTTCGTGGAAGAACCCGTCGACGGTGATCGCTCCGGCGTCCTGCGCGCGGCCGTGGACGAGCTTGGCCACCGCGAGGTCGAGTACGCCGAGCCCGAAGGGGGAAAACACGATGGTGTCGGTCGCGGGTGGGGCGACGGCGCCGGTGAGCACGTCGTACAACGTGCCCGCCAGGAAGTTCCGGTTGCCCGTCTCCTGTTCGGTGAGGTGGACCGACGTGGCGGCCCGGAGGCAGTGGTCGGCGTCGTCGACGAAGTTGGCGGCCGCCCGGATCACCGACGGCGCCAGGTCGCGCAGCGAGACGTGCAGCACCACCGGGTGGTGGTCGAACCACTCCGGCGCGTCGATGTGCGGGGTGGCGGCCACGGTGGCGAACACGATGAGGTCGCTGCCGCGCACGAGGCTCTCGGCATCCGGGTGCACCTCGGCGGGCACGCCGTCGCGCTCGATGCGCTCGCGCAGCCCGCCGGCGTGGTCGGTGGACAGGTCGTGGATGCCGATCCGCTCGAACTCCCAGCCGTCCGCCTGCAGGTACTCGTAGACGTAGCGGCTGATCAGCCCGGCCCCGACGATGCCGAGCCGGCGCGGTGCCGGCCGGCCCGCGGTGAGGGTGCGCGCGGCGAGCGCCGCGGACGCCGCGGTGCGGGCGGCGCTGATGATCGAGGCCTCCAGGCAGGCGGTCGGGTACCCGGTGCGCTGGTCGTTGAGGATCATCACCGCGGAGGCGCGCGGGAGCCCGCTGGCGATGTTTTCGGGGAAGCTGGAGATCCACTTGATCCCGTCCACCCCGATCGCGCCGCCCGCCGAGGCGGGCAGCGCGATGATGCGTGAGGCCGGCCGCTCCGGGAACCGCAGGAAGGAGGACGGCGGGTTGACCGTCGCCCCCGCGCCGTGGGTGCGGTAGGCCTCCTCGACGACGTCGATCACCTCGCGTCGCGCCCCGTCGAGCACCTGGTGCACCACGGCACCGGGCACCACGGTGAACGACGGCGCCGTCTGGGCCGCGTCCAGGTCCGTCACAGCGATGGTCATCTGCAGCTCCGTCTTCTCGGCTCGGTCGATGCCAGCGATGACACCGGCGGCCGCCTTCGAGCCGCCTTCACCGCGCCATCACCGGACGGCGGGCCGCCACCGGTCCGGTGAAGGCGCGGCGATACCGGCGGGGAGTCCGCTGTGCAGAGCCAATCCACGCGAACCGGCACGACGGAAGGACCTGCATGGCCCCGCAAAGACTCGTGATCCTCGGGGTCGCGGAGAGCGACGCCCACGCCGTGGCCAACCGGCTGATCGCCATGCACCTGAGCCAGGCCGGCTTCGAGGTGGTCAACCTGGGCACGTGCACACCGCTGGCGGACTTCGCCGCGGCGCTGCGCCGGCACCCCACCGCGGAAGCGGTGCTGATCGGCAGCCTGAACGGGCACGCGTACGCCGATCTGCGGGACTTGCCCGCGCTGCGCGCCGAAGGCGAGCTGCGGTGCCCGGTGGTCGTCGGCGGCAACCTCGCCGTCGGCGTCGACCGGTCCGCCGACGCCCGGCGCCGGCTGCTGGAGCTCGGCGTCGACCGCGTCCTGACCGACGCGGCCGAGCTGGTCCCGCTGCTGGACTCGCTGCGGCCGAAGGTGGCGGTGTAGCCGTGTCCGCACCCACCACCGCCGATTTCCCGATGACCGTGAGCCCGGCGACCGCGGCCGCGCTGCCACCGTGGCCGGAGGTCGTGTCGTGGCTGAGCGCGCCCGAGCGCCGCCACGCGGTCGACGTGCTGCGGGCGGCCCGGCGGCCGTTCGTGCAGCCGCGCTGCGGCGTCGGCGAGCACGCCCGGATGCTGGCGTCGCTGCGCACCCTGGACCAAGCCGGCCCCGGCCTGTTGTCGGTGACCATCGACTCGCACACGCGGCTGGGCCACTTCGGCACCGCCGCCCGGGTGCTGCGGGAACGCCCCGCCGACCTCAACGGCTACCCGCTGCTCGCCCACGGGTGGGAACGCGGCCGGGAGCTCGCCGCCGCGGCCGGGGTGCCCCTGGAGGTCCGGCACGGCTCCCCCGAGGCCCGCGACCTGTTCGCGTGCACCCTGGCGTCCGGGATCACCTCGTTCGAGGGCGGCGGCATCGGCTACAACCTGCCCTACTGCAAGGACGTTCCGCTGCGGGACTCGCTCGAGTCGTGGCGCGAGGTCGACACCGCCTGCGGAGAACTCGCCGCCGCGGGCGTGGTCGTCGACCGGGAGCTCTTCGGCACCTTGACCGGCGTGCTGATGCCCCCGTCGATCAGCCTGGCGTGTGCGTTCGCCGAAGCGCGGCTCGCCGCCGATGCCGGGGTCCGCTGCGTGTCGATCGCCTACCCGCAGAGCGGCGAGGTCTACCAGGACACCGCGGCGCTGCGGGCCATCCCGGCGCTGGCCGGGCGGTACCTGCCCGCGCACGTCGAGGTCCACCCGGTGCTGCACGAGTTCATGGGGGTGTTCCCGCGGTGCCCTGGCTGCGCCCGGTCGCTGATCCTGCTGGGCGCGCTGACCGCCCGGCTCGGCGGCGCGGCGAAGGTGATCAACAAGACCGTCCACGAGGCCAGCGGCATCCCGAGCGCGGAGGTCAACGCCGACGGGATCCGGTGCGCGCAACTGGGTCTGTCGCCGCTGCTGGACTTCGTCGAGCTGGACGAGGGCCTGCTCGCCGAGGAGTGCGGCTGGCTCCGGCGGGAGGTCACCGAGCTGCTCGACCCGGTGCTCGACGCGGCGGATCCGTTGCCCCGCATCGTTTCCGCGTTCGCCCGCGGCACGCTCGACGTGCCGTT is from Amycolatopsis mediterranei and encodes:
- a CDS encoding non-ribosomal peptide synthetase: MTTLDRLIAAQAARTPDAQAVVDARRALTYRELDELANATAARLKALGVGPEVRVGVVMDRAVEMVVAVLAVLRAGGAYVPVEPDSPDQRVADTLDIAGARITLTQPSCVDRMVSLGQQPVLVAATGSPVPVSAPTGGDNLAAVYCTSGSTGRPKGVGCPHTGWINRMRWMQDRHDLQPGETVLHKTTLTFDDAAVELFWPLMHGGRVAVLEPGAHRDPRAIIDAAVKYRVVHLQFVPSVLDLFLDALTDDDMAGLASLRSALSSGEALRPITARRFSARFGDTVELDNTWGVTEASIDSTHHRVTTEDGLSADESVPIGTDMTACEVRVRDARLDEVPAGEIGELCIGGEGLARGYLGDPRRTALAFVPAPGGRRVYRTGDRAVRRADGTITFLGRVDNQVKIRGVRVELGEVEAALVAHPAVLGAAVVAVPAIAGGKQLAAYVVAEPKTTGADLRAYLGDHLTSYAIPSTITFVAALPLLASGKVDRNALTAVAPTAPEEEPAAFLAPRTTTEETVAAIWCAVLGLDRVSIDRDFLDAGGHSLLAVRVLSRLRQAYELNLPIKLIFEYPTVQDTAARIEQLLLADLAEVH
- the sbnA gene encoding 2,3-diaminopropionate biosynthesis protein SbnA — protein: MPVITGPHQYVEDDLFIDLGPTFHPGLHLKCEGFNFGGSVKLKVAAEMVDRAQRSGVLRPDSILVESSSGNLGVALSAVAANRGLGFVCVTDSRCNPTTVALMRALGATVHVVTTPHPTGGLVGARVALIRELLAADDRCVWTNQYANPANWTAHYRRTAPAILHRFPELELLFVGAGTTGTLMGCARYLRDTGSSALIIAVDTHGSVSFGGPPGRRLIPGLGMGFRPPLLDRSYVDDVVLVDEAETARTCRALARQGFLLGGSTGTVVAGALAWLAGSARQPGTAVAISPDLGERYLQTVYDDEWLRAGYGPDVLEPGAGTRRPEPMTAVG
- the sbnB gene encoding 2,3-diaminopropionate biosynthesis protein SbnB; amino-acid sequence: MTIAVTDLDAAQTAPSFTVVPGAVVHQVLDGARREVIDVVEEAYRTHGAGATVNPPSSFLRFPERPASRIIALPASAGGAIGVDGIKWISSFPENIASGLPRASAVMILNDQRTGYPTACLEASIISAARTAASAALAARTLTAGRPAPRRLGIVGAGLISRYVYEYLQADGWEFERIGIHDLSTDHAGGLRERIERDGVPAEVHPDAESLVRGSDLIVFATVAATPHIDAPEWFDHHPVVLHVSLRDLAPSVIRAAANFVDDADHCLRAATSVHLTEQETGNRNFLAGTLYDVLTGAVAPPATDTIVFSPFGLGVLDLAVAKLVHGRAQDAGAITVDGFFHELRRHG
- a CDS encoding cobalamin-dependent protein (Presence of a B(12) (cobalamin)-binding domain implies dependence on cobalamin itself, in one of its several forms, or in some unusual lineages, dependence on a cobalamin-like analog.); this translates as MAPQRLVILGVAESDAHAVANRLIAMHLSQAGFEVVNLGTCTPLADFAAALRRHPTAEAVLIGSLNGHAYADLRDLPALRAEGELRCPVVVGGNLAVGVDRSADARRRLLELGVDRVLTDAAELVPLLDSLRPKVAV
- a CDS encoding methylaspartate mutase produces the protein MSAPTTADFPMTVSPATAAALPPWPEVVSWLSAPERRHAVDVLRAARRPFVQPRCGVGEHARMLASLRTLDQAGPGLLSVTIDSHTRLGHFGTAARVLRERPADLNGYPLLAHGWERGRELAAAAGVPLEVRHGSPEARDLFACTLASGITSFEGGGIGYNLPYCKDVPLRDSLESWREVDTACGELAAAGVVVDRELFGTLTGVLMPPSISLACAFAEARLAADAGVRCVSIAYPQSGEVYQDTAALRAIPALAGRYLPAHVEVHPVLHEFMGVFPRCPGCARSLILLGALTARLGGAAKVINKTVHEASGIPSAEVNADGIRCAQLGLSPLLDFVELDEGLLAEECGWLRREVTELLDPVLDAADPLPRIVSAFARGTLDVPFSASVHAKSVVVPGRDARGAIRYRDFGALPFSPAVRRHNDACARRPQPAGDLLTTLSADINHFAAGRSCERCAATPTGRS